The DNA sequence GTCCGCTCGCGGGATTGGCGGTCAGAATCCTCCACGTCGAGCCATCAGTCGCGGCTGGCGACGTCGTCGAACGAGGGGAGTCGCTCGGTCGACTCGTCCGGGCCGGCTTTTTCGCTCCCTGGGTCGACAACCACCTCCACGTGGGAGTTCGCGGCCCCGAGCAGAACCCCTATCGTGCGTCGGGCTCGCTCCCGCTCGAACTCGGCGTCTCGGTCCGGCCACTCGCGTGGGACGGCACCGGTCAGGTCGTCGCGACCGGCGACACCTATGCGGTCCTCGACGCACCCGCACACCCCGATCCCGGCACTGGCTTCGTCGGCGTGCGCGCTGACGGAGGTGGCGTCTTGGATGGCGGGCTGCCACACTACGACGGCGGTGGGGTCCTCGAGCGCGGCGACGAGGAAACAGTGGTCTCGCTGAATGGCGATCGGCTCGGCGTCGCCGACGGTCGCACGATCACGTGGGACGACGTGACGGTGACGGCAAACGACGAGCCGATCACCGGCTTATCGCTGTTCTGTGCGCAGGACGGCGATTTCGGCGCGAAACTAATCTGTCCAGAGCGGTCGTTCGCGGTGGGCGAGCGGGTTCGGGTGCGGGTTCGCTCGAGCGAGCAGGCCTGAGGCTGTCCGCTGACACGGCGTGACATCGAGAAACGCAGCCGTCAAGACCGTCGCTCACAGACGAGAGGCTATGACCGAGGAGACGCCACCGGCGGACATGTTCGACGAGTTCGACGACCTCGAGAGTCTGCTCCAGTACTCTCTCGAGGAGGATCACGAGTTCCTCGCGTGGCTCGAGACGAGCGTCGACAACGTCGGCGACGGGACGATGACGATGTCGATTCCCTACGACGAGAAGCTGACGAACACGCGGCCAACCGCAGCCCCCGACGAGCGAGCGGACCTCCACGGTGGCGTCGCGGCGACACTCATCGACACCGTCGGCGGGCTCTCGCTGCAGACCGCGGTCGACAACCCCTTCGAGACGAAAATCGCGACGATCAATCTGAACGTCAACTACCTCCGCCCGGCGACGGGAGACCTCGTCGCGACCGCAGACGTGATCCGGGCCGGTAGCAGCGTCGGCGTCAGTGAGGTCACCGTCGAAAGCACGACGCCCGACGGGGAGACGAAGATCGTCGCCATCGGACAGGGCGCCTATCGGATCCTCCGACCACAGTAAGAGCGAGTCCACACCCCCGTCTCAGACCGGCTGCTGTCCCGCTGTTCCGATGGCCCCCAGCGCGGTCGCGGACCCGCCGGCACCCACTGCCAGAAGGTCGTCTCAGGAGTCAGCGGTCAGTTTTCGAAGCCGTACCACGAGAACCACCGTCACGAGTCCGAACGCGATCGCGTACAGATTCGAGCCAGCCGTGGCGAAATACCAGAGTGCGTATGCGCTGGCCGCAACGCCGAGCAGATACAGCGGTCGCAGCTGTTGTTGGTTCATCGCGTCTCACCGACCGACCGCGGCTCGAGGCTCACGTGGCTTGTCGCGTTCGCACGACGTGGCTGCAAGCTGTTCATACTGCACGTTGGATCGGCGGCGACGAAAAAGACGGTGGGACGGCTGTTGCGATTACGCGAACTCGAGGTCGGCGCTCTGCTCGACCTCGCCGAACAGCCAGTCGGCGTGCTCTAAGGCGTACTCGTGGTGGTCGTCCTCGATCGCACCGATGCAATCTTCGACCAGGATCGGGCGGAAGTCCCGCACCCCCGCACTGCCGCCGGTGTGGAGCACGCAGACGTTCGCGAGGGTGCCACAGATCACCAGATCGTGGATGTCGCGGGCCGTCAACCACCCCTCGAGTTCGGTGTTGTAGAAGGCGTCGTAGGTGTGTTTCTCGACGACGTGGTCGCCTGCCTCGACGGGGAGTTCGTCGACGATCTCGGCCTCCCAGGAGTTCTCGAGGACGTGTTCGCCCCACTGGTCGAACTCGTCGTAGTAGTGGGCGTCGTCGAACTGGTCCGGTGGGTGGACGTCGCGGGTGAAGATCACCTGGACGCCGGCCTCGCGAGCACGCTCGACTAACTCGGCGATCGGCTCGATAACGGCCTCGCTGCCCGGTGCGTACAGCGAGCCCTCTGGGTGACAGAACCCGTTTTGCATGTCGACGACCACCACTGCCGTGCGGTCTGGCTCGAGGCGCATAGCTAGACGGTCGTACGGGCGGAGCCATGAAAACGTTCGTGCCCGCTTCAACGCAGGACTTCGATTTCATCGTTCTCGCGTGATCGGCAGGAGCGAAACGCATACGTCGCGATCGTCACCGGCGACGAGCCACCCTTTCATGTGACTGCCGAACAGGGAACGCGACGGAGCGAGTATCCGCGACTCGTCACGAGCGGCCCGTACGAAAACTGACCTCCACCACTTGAGTATGCAGTACACCCGCCTCGCAGAGTACGGCGCGATCGGCGACGGGAACACAGTCGCCCTCGTTGGTCGCGACGGCTCGATCGACTGGTGTCCACTCCCACACGTCGAGTCGCCGAGCGTCTTCGCCGCGCTGCTCGATGCCGACCGCGGCGGCCACTTTGCCGTCCGGCCAACGGGCTCGTTCGACTCCGTCCAGCGGTATCACGACCGGACCAACGTCCTCGAGACGACGTTCCGGACCGCCGGCGGGGAAGCGAGGGTGACGGACTTCATGCCCGTCGCGGAGGCGACCGAATCGGACGACTCGCCGCCTGCCGTCTACCGGCGACTCGAGTGTGCGGACGGACCGATCGAGTTCGAGATCCGGTTCGAGCCGCGGTTCGATTACGCGCGTGACATCCCCGATATCGAACTGACTGCCGACAGCGTCGTTGCACTCGGCGACGACGAGCGGGCCGTCCTCTCGAGCGACCTCCCGCTCGAGCCGTCGGCCGACGGCCACGCGGCGAGCGCGACGGTGACGCTCGAGGCCGACGAGCGACACTGGCTGGTGCTCGGCTACGGCGAGGAAATCCCGCTTGCGCCGGCCACACATCGAGAGACGTTACAGCGAACCGTCGACTACTGGCGGGAGTGGAGCCACGATTGCAACGGGACGGACTGTCCCGTCGGCGGCCGGTGGCACGACCTCGCCGTCCGCTCGGCGCTCGTCCTCAAACTGCTCATCCATCGGCAGAGTGGCGCAGTGTGTGCGTCTCCGACCACATCGCTGCCCGAGGACCTCGGCGGTGTCCGCAACTGGGACTACCGGTACAACTGGATCCGCGACGCGGCCTTTACCGTCCGAGCGCTGGCCGAACTCGGTCACCTCGCGGAGGCGAAATCGTATTTCCAGCTGTGTCTCGACCACTGTAGCGAGCATGATCCTGCCGCGGTTCCGCCGGTCTACGGCCTCCACGGCGGGAGCGACTTCGAGGAGCGGGTCCTCGATCACCTCGAGGGATACCGCGGTTCGGCCCCGGTCCGCGTCGGCAACGCGGCCCGGGATCAACACCAGCTCGACGTCTACGGCGAACTGATCCTCGCGATCTACGAGGCCGTCCGCTACGGCCAACCGGTGACGCCCG is a window from the Natrinema sp. HArc-T2 genome containing:
- a CDS encoding PaaI family thioesterase, whose protein sequence is MTEETPPADMFDEFDDLESLLQYSLEEDHEFLAWLETSVDNVGDGTMTMSIPYDEKLTNTRPTAAPDERADLHGGVAATLIDTVGGLSLQTAVDNPFETKIATINLNVNYLRPATGDLVATADVIRAGSSVGVSEVTVESTTPDGETKIVAIGQGAYRILRPQ
- a CDS encoding cysteine hydrolase family protein, encoding MRLEPDRTAVVVVDMQNGFCHPEGSLYAPGSEAVIEPIAELVERAREAGVQVIFTRDVHPPDQFDDAHYYDEFDQWGEHVLENSWEAEIVDELPVEAGDHVVEKHTYDAFYNTELEGWLTARDIHDLVICGTLANVCVLHTGGSAGVRDFRPILVEDCIGAIEDDHHEYALEHADWLFGEVEQSADLEFA
- a CDS encoding glycoside hydrolase family 15 protein: MQYTRLAEYGAIGDGNTVALVGRDGSIDWCPLPHVESPSVFAALLDADRGGHFAVRPTGSFDSVQRYHDRTNVLETTFRTAGGEARVTDFMPVAEATESDDSPPAVYRRLECADGPIEFEIRFEPRFDYARDIPDIELTADSVVALGDDERAVLSSDLPLEPSADGHAASATVTLEADERHWLVLGYGEEIPLAPATHRETLQRTVDYWREWSHDCNGTDCPVGGRWHDLAVRSALVLKLLIHRQSGAVCASPTTSLPEDLGGVRNWDYRYNWIRDAAFTVRALAELGHLAEAKSYFQLCLDHCSEHDPAAVPPVYGLHGGSDFEERVLDHLEGYRGSAPVRVGNAARDQHQLDVYGELILAIYEAVRYGQPVTPDDWAVMCDLIDYVCEGWDEPDAGIWEVRNDPQQFVYSKVMCWTALDRGIKLAEAADGIDAPLERWRTCRADVQAAILERGFSERTNSFVRAFGDEDTLDSANLLVPVVGFLPPDDERVQGTIDATIDRLVTDDGLVRRYEGDDGLPGTDSPFAVSSFWLVTALALAGRTEEATEHFEAILEYASPLGLLAEAVDPETGDQRGNFPQAYSHIGLINSALALADADRSSAESSAPLSREESLEDLDSSEEIISRPTDTE